Proteins encoded together in one Maribacter dokdonensis DSW-8 window:
- a CDS encoding RNA polymerase sigma factor, producing the protein MTFLKKLCFIIIGNQFGNKTVSKGAHEKLTDNELIERIVANNDSLLFGELYDRYSQLVYNKCLGFSKSNKEAEDLTQDIFLMLFVKLGSFKGNSKFSTWLYSFTYNFCVNYVNRNKERKINDNSIKYDTQEDIPVDVTDDLLLQMQVDKLKKALELIAPEDKSLLLLKYQDGASIKELENILDLKPSAIKMRLKRAKAKVTEMYKTLP; encoded by the coding sequence GTGACTTTTCTTAAGAAGCTTTGTTTTATAATCATTGGAAACCAGTTTGGAAATAAAACGGTTTCTAAAGGCGCACATGAAAAACTTACCGATAATGAGTTGATCGAGAGAATTGTTGCCAATAACGATTCTTTATTATTTGGAGAATTATATGATCGGTACTCTCAATTGGTCTATAATAAGTGTTTAGGATTTTCAAAGTCTAACAAAGAAGCTGAAGATTTAACCCAAGATATTTTTTTAATGTTATTTGTTAAGTTGGGTTCGTTCAAGGGAAATTCAAAATTCTCTACTTGGCTCTACTCTTTCACTTATAATTTTTGTGTCAATTACGTGAACAGAAATAAGGAAAGAAAAATAAATGATAACTCAATTAAATATGATACTCAAGAAGATATACCTGTTGATGTAACCGATGATTTACTATTGCAAATGCAGGTAGATAAGCTAAAAAAGGCTTTGGAACTAATTGCGCCAGAAGATAAATCTCTATTATTATTGAAATATCAAGATGGAGCATCAATAAAAGAATTGGAAAATATCTTAGATTTAAAACCGAGTGCGATAAAAATGAGGCTCAAAAGGGCAAAAGCGAAAGTAACGGAAATGTATAAAACCCTACCTTAA
- a CDS encoding PorP/SprF family type IX secretion system membrane protein gives MKKANLFLAILLFTGVFVSAQQLPQFTQYMYNTISVNPAYAGSRETLNATILHRNQWAGLEGNPRTSTLSVHSPLKNEKIGIGVSYINDRLGFESTNYFYGDFSYTVPVSQQVKMRFGLKGGFTSYNLENPDPNDQFFNANFNSINPNFGAGFYIGSNRWYAGISSPRILNTDLNEGEFEAIERNSYYAIGGLVFDLSETTIFKPTIITKFTNGAPATYDFTINFLFNEKFWVGTSYRVNDASNFGAMMDYQVSRDFRIGYAYDLPTSSVRPYTGGTHEIILIFELAKKVLGPVKSPRYF, from the coding sequence ATGAAAAAAGCTAATCTCTTTTTAGCCATTTTACTATTTACCGGTGTATTTGTAAGTGCACAGCAGTTACCTCAATTTACACAGTACATGTACAACACCATTTCTGTTAACCCGGCATACGCAGGTAGTAGAGAAACGTTGAACGCTACAATATTACATAGAAACCAATGGGCAGGATTAGAAGGTAACCCACGTACCAGTACCCTATCCGTTCATTCTCCATTAAAAAATGAAAAGATCGGTATTGGCGTATCATACATCAATGACCGTTTAGGTTTTGAAAGCACCAACTATTTTTATGGTGATTTCTCATATACCGTTCCAGTAAGTCAGCAAGTAAAAATGCGTTTTGGACTAAAGGGCGGGTTCACAAGTTATAACCTAGAAAATCCTGATCCCAACGATCAATTCTTCAATGCCAACTTCAACAGTATCAATCCTAATTTTGGTGCTGGCTTTTATATTGGCTCAAACAGATGGTATGCCGGTATTTCATCTCCAAGAATTTTAAATACAGATTTGAACGAAGGCGAATTTGAAGCTATAGAACGTAATAGCTATTATGCCATTGGTGGTCTGGTTTTTGACCTGTCTGAAACAACTATTTTTAAACCTACCATAATTACAAAATTTACAAATGGTGCCCCGGCAACCTATGATTTTACCATTAACTTTTTGTTCAATGAAAAATTTTGGGTAGGTACCTCATATAGAGTGAACGATGCATCTAACTTTGGTGCAATGATGGATTACCAAGTTTCTAGAGATTTTAGAATTGGTTATGCCTATGATCTACCGACATCATCGGTAAGACCTTATACTGGCGGTACACATGAAATAATTTTGATATTTGAACTTGCCAAAAAAGTATTAGGTCCGGTAAAATCCCCCAGATATTTCTAA
- a CDS encoding MFS transporter, with protein sequence MKSLRLILGKARYFGPSWVFASINILFGTWAIYIPTVKETLHISKSELGIAIFFLALGVFTVFPFASGIINRVGVGKSTFYGVLASCVAAMLPLLAPSYYMLMAALFLFGASNGITDIAMNTLVTEIEKKDKVKFMAASHGFFSLGGVLAGLGSFLIGPLSNPVLHMFIAVLLVLVVNFKFRKQYFTEVAEEIENEPFSFGLLKPLMLLGLISFLAMGSEGAIVDWSGLYLKEIALAPETLWGLGFLGFQITMTLGRFLGDGISDKIGSVKIVAVGAILAIAGYFLVLTTNTYLSIIGFALNGLGFSVMVPEVFRIGGNVKGIDSSKGIAFIAGSGYAGFLCAPPILGFLAENYSLTRSFVVLLACGFLILLFTFLLKKKKA encoded by the coding sequence GTGAAGTCATTACGATTAATTTTAGGGAAAGCACGTTATTTTGGTCCGTCATGGGTATTTGCAAGTATCAACATACTATTTGGAACATGGGCCATTTATATACCCACGGTCAAAGAGACTTTGCATATTAGTAAGTCTGAGCTGGGTATAGCTATTTTCTTTTTGGCACTAGGTGTATTCACGGTTTTTCCGTTTGCCTCAGGTATTATCAATAGGGTAGGGGTTGGTAAAAGCACATTTTACGGGGTGTTGGCGAGTTGTGTTGCTGCCATGCTGCCACTACTGGCACCCAGTTATTATATGTTAATGGCAGCCTTGTTTCTTTTTGGGGCTTCTAATGGTATCACGGATATTGCTATGAATACCTTGGTAACGGAAATAGAGAAAAAGGATAAGGTAAAGTTTATGGCAGCATCTCATGGTTTTTTTAGTCTAGGTGGTGTTTTGGCAGGTTTGGGTAGTTTTTTAATTGGTCCGTTGTCAAATCCCGTACTACACATGTTCATTGCCGTGTTACTCGTTTTGGTGGTCAATTTTAAATTTAGGAAACAATATTTTACGGAAGTAGCCGAAGAAATAGAAAATGAACCCTTTAGTTTTGGTTTGTTAAAACCGTTAATGCTATTAGGTCTTATTTCTTTTTTGGCCATGGGTAGTGAAGGTGCTATCGTAGATTGGAGCGGACTATATTTAAAGGAAATTGCGTTAGCGCCAGAAACTTTATGGGGATTGGGATTTTTAGGGTTTCAAATCACCATGACCTTAGGAAGGTTTTTAGGGGATGGGATCAGTGATAAAATTGGATCGGTCAAGATAGTTGCCGTAGGAGCAATTTTAGCAATTGCAGGATACTTTTTAGTATTGACAACAAATACTTACTTAAGTATTATCGGTTTTGCGTTAAACGGATTGGGATTTTCTGTCATGGTACCTGAAGTTTTTAGAATAGGGGGGAATGTAAAAGGAATAGATTCTTCTAAAGGCATTGCCTTTATTGCAGGTTCAGGATATGCCGGCTTTTTGTGTGCCCCACCAATTTTAGGTTTTCTAGCAGAGAATTATAGTTTGACCAGAAGCTTCGTGGTACTTTTGGCTTGTGGATTCCTAATTCTATTATTTACATTTTTATTAAAGAAAAAGAAAGCTTAG
- a CDS encoding mechanosensitive ion channel family protein yields the protein METVDKWKDLTFESLSNIFKDIAAALPGIFGAFIVIVFGWIIIKITTLVLRKIFKVIKLSSISEKINDAKLFGDADIKIDLSKIIVTFVKVLLWLVFIIVASDIMGLTIISTEIANLLRYLPILLSAMVIFMIGLFLAKTIKETIIKVFDSIGLGGGKILGNVLFYLIIIFVSITALNQAGIDTQIITNNFTIVLGAFLLAISLALGLGSREIVGDLLRTFYSRKIYAVGDKVKIGDLQGTVVGIDNIAMVLKTKTGKVVIPIKKVVEKTVEVEEITAPKE from the coding sequence ATGGAAACAGTAGATAAGTGGAAAGACCTAACATTTGAATCTTTAAGTAATATTTTTAAAGATATAGCGGCAGCGTTACCAGGTATTTTCGGGGCCTTTATAGTAATTGTATTTGGGTGGATCATAATAAAAATTACCACCCTGGTATTAAGAAAGATATTTAAGGTCATTAAGTTGAGCAGTATTTCTGAAAAAATAAATGACGCTAAACTTTTTGGTGATGCCGATATTAAGATAGATCTATCTAAAATCATTGTAACCTTTGTAAAAGTGCTGCTTTGGTTGGTGTTTATAATTGTGGCCTCAGATATTATGGGCTTGACCATTATTTCTACAGAAATTGCCAATTTACTACGTTACCTGCCTATTTTGTTGTCTGCTATGGTCATTTTCATGATAGGATTGTTCTTGGCCAAAACGATCAAAGAGACCATTATTAAGGTTTTTGATTCTATTGGTCTAGGTGGTGGAAAAATTCTTGGAAATGTTTTGTTCTACCTCATTATAATTTTTGTGAGTATAACAGCGTTAAACCAAGCAGGTATAGACACACAGATCATAACCAATAACTTTACCATTGTTCTGGGAGCTTTTTTGTTGGCGATCTCTTTGGCCTTAGGTTTAGGGTCTAGAGAAATAGTTGGTGATCTTTTGAGAACTTTTTATTCTAGAAAAATTTATGCAGTAGGAGATAAGGTTAAAATAGGCGATTTGCAAGGTACAGTGGTTGGTATAGATAATATAGCAATGGTATTAAAGACAAAAACCGGCAAAGTGGTTATCCCTATTAAGAAGGTAGTGGAAAAAACGGTGGAAGTAGAAGAGATTACGGCACCAAAAGAGTAA
- a CDS encoding peptidase associated/transthyretin-like domain-containing protein: MRPSFFLFFLLSFIGFSQQTIDAVIVDGADNVPLEFVGVYNSKDHTISNEDGRFQFSSLFDSIIIYRVGYDKLTTTFQKVKDTIFLNKSVLELNEVTVTNEKTLWQKVGDSIRSNYPIYPYKEKFLLRGVLRYNGEITRIQDLQGKLERRTLLYTKEIDPDKKDFKVELTNMRKVGLVKDENEVYFIFETFYQLFMNFTPMNATGDAFDLTEATFNNGSKTNLSFQTKPEIENEEVNGHYIINNNDHAIERIYMAINNKDNPYKKDGNIRFRTVSVEKEMSLSKSSNTNKYYIATAKYDVKVEVTDDKNSYTSFYDVSFILTTSDHEGDFPVKKNVSTSKDLFKIKYPYDQRYWNAQNQLLLTEEMLDFIEKVQDPNNEFKVRSNIKN; this comes from the coding sequence ATGAGACCATCATTCTTTCTGTTTTTTCTACTTTCATTTATTGGATTTTCACAACAGACTATAGATGCTGTAATAGTAGATGGTGCCGACAATGTTCCTCTTGAATTTGTCGGTGTCTATAATTCTAAAGATCATACTATTTCCAATGAAGATGGTCGGTTTCAATTTTCATCACTATTTGATTCCATTATAATTTACAGGGTTGGTTATGATAAATTAACTACTACTTTTCAAAAAGTAAAGGATACCATTTTCCTCAACAAAAGTGTATTGGAGCTTAATGAAGTTACGGTTACGAATGAAAAAACCCTATGGCAAAAAGTTGGGGATTCTATTAGATCTAATTACCCTATTTATCCATATAAAGAGAAATTTCTGTTGAGAGGTGTTTTAAGATATAATGGTGAAATTACCAGAATTCAAGACTTGCAAGGTAAACTGGAAAGAAGAACGCTATTATATACAAAAGAAATTGACCCCGATAAGAAAGACTTTAAGGTAGAGTTGACCAATATGCGTAAAGTTGGATTAGTGAAAGATGAAAATGAAGTATACTTCATTTTCGAAACCTTTTACCAATTATTCATGAATTTCACCCCTATGAACGCTACTGGAGATGCTTTTGATTTGACCGAAGCTACTTTTAATAATGGCAGTAAGACCAATTTAAGTTTTCAGACCAAACCAGAAATTGAAAATGAAGAAGTAAATGGCCATTATATTATCAACAATAATGACCATGCTATTGAAAGAATTTACATGGCCATTAACAATAAAGACAATCCTTATAAAAAGGATGGCAATATTAGATTTAGAACGGTCTCCGTTGAAAAAGAAATGTCACTTTCCAAATCTTCAAATACAAACAAATATTACATAGCCACGGCAAAATATGATGTAAAGGTAGAGGTGACAGATGATAAAAATTCCTACACCTCTTTTTATGATGTATCTTTTATATTGACTACATCTGACCATGAGGGCGACTTTCCCGTCAAGAAAAATGTGAGCACTTCTAAAGATCTATTCAAAATAAAATACCCGTACGATCAGCGTTATTGGAATGCTCAAAATCAATTATTGCTAACAGAAGAAATGCTGGATTTTATTGAAAAAGTACAAGATCCCAATAATGAATTTAAAGTAAGAAGCAATATCAAAAACTGA
- a CDS encoding ClpP family protease, whose protein sequence is MSSKKGKIQEAIDEKLLEERKVFLWGMVDDDSAKHVIDRLLYLDMQNNKEIQLYINSPGGYVTSGFAMYDTIKSLKSPVSTICSGLAASMGSILLSVGKKGRRFIQPHAQVMIHQPSGGARGQASNIEIQAREIIKTKELSAQILADNCGQDFDKVLKDFDRDYWMNAEESIKYGIVDGILE, encoded by the coding sequence ATGAGTTCTAAAAAAGGAAAAATTCAGGAAGCCATAGATGAGAAATTGCTGGAGGAAAGAAAAGTCTTCTTATGGGGTATGGTTGATGACGATTCTGCAAAACATGTAATTGATAGGTTGTTATACTTGGATATGCAGAACAATAAAGAAATTCAATTATATATTAATAGTCCTGGAGGTTATGTAACTTCTGGTTTTGCAATGTATGACACTATAAAGTCATTAAAGAGTCCTGTTTCTACTATTTGTAGCGGTCTGGCAGCCTCTATGGGGTCTATATTATTGTCTGTTGGTAAAAAGGGTAGAAGGTTTATTCAGCCACACGCACAAGTAATGATTCACCAGCCAAGTGGTGGTGCAAGAGGGCAAGCTTCCAATATTGAAATTCAGGCAAGGGAAATTATTAAGACCAAAGAGTTAAGTGCCCAGATTTTGGCGGATAACTGTGGTCAAGACTTTGATAAAGTCTTAAAAGATTTTGATAGAGATTATTGGATGAATGCAGAGGAGTCTATTAAATACGGTATCGTAGACGGTATTTTAGAATAG
- a CDS encoding OmpA family protein produces the protein MKNYKNLVLLTLLFLVGQFTIAQIASQKKADYYFSKFSYSLAIPEYERMVETDFNAEYAHQQLAECYLLIRDYKKSIPHFKAVINNATLPTDYYFKYAMALYANGDLDESETWLKKYKKYNKNDSRVKRFLKDGNLASVVFNSRQRYEVEPVSFNSTDSDFGAFRFLGNIYFASSRRDVVTGETYGWNDEPWLDLFAVQEDNPMSEPIRLKGDINTKFHESSVAFSTDYKNDTIMYFTRNNFYDKKAGYGVSNEINLKIYSAKFVDGKWVENSNLRMNSDYYSTGHPSVNQSRTRIYFASDRPGGYGGTDIYYAEIHERGGIQTPINAGPIVNTEGNEMFPFINEEGKLFFSSDGHVGFGQLDVFSTISNEDGEVIDIINLGTPINSSSDDFAYYGLPNGLDGYVSSNREGGVGSDDIYKFKFTPALDVEGYVVDGVNNQMLDSVTVKLFDQITNTLVAQTTTDENGYYRFPVNRKTTYMIEAVRKTHPHKNVFFNTSSTPKAQKLMRQDIVLEPVLDLKVLAGLNKIYFDFNKSDIRPDAAAELNKVIKVMNITYPDMIIKLEAHTDPVGSHAYNDDLSESRAKSTYEYLIENGVSKDRIVSYKGFGKRVPINHCTSKQDCSAEELELNRRTEFPILQIKKGIVASK, from the coding sequence ATGAAAAATTATAAAAATTTGGTGCTTTTAACGCTACTATTTCTAGTAGGGCAATTTACCATTGCGCAAATAGCATCGCAAAAAAAAGCTGATTATTACTTTAGTAAATTTTCCTATTCTTTAGCAATACCTGAATATGAAAGAATGGTGGAAACAGATTTTAATGCGGAATATGCACACCAGCAATTAGCTGAATGCTACCTATTAATCCGTGATTATAAAAAATCTATTCCGCATTTTAAGGCTGTAATCAACAATGCCACCCTTCCTACAGATTATTATTTTAAATATGCCATGGCACTTTATGCCAATGGAGATTTGGATGAATCTGAAACTTGGTTGAAAAAGTACAAAAAGTATAATAAGAACGATTCTCGTGTAAAACGATTCTTAAAAGATGGTAACCTGGCATCGGTAGTCTTCAACAGTAGACAACGATATGAGGTTGAACCTGTATCATTTAATTCTACAGATAGTGATTTTGGCGCGTTTCGGTTTTTAGGAAACATCTATTTTGCCTCTTCTAGACGAGACGTGGTAACCGGTGAAACTTATGGCTGGAACGATGAGCCTTGGTTAGATCTTTTTGCTGTGCAAGAGGACAATCCTATGTCTGAACCTATACGTTTAAAAGGAGATATCAACACAAAATTTCATGAAAGTTCCGTAGCTTTTTCTACAGATTATAAGAACGATACCATCATGTATTTTACCAGAAATAATTTTTATGATAAAAAAGCTGGTTACGGTGTATCAAACGAAATCAACCTAAAAATATATAGCGCCAAATTTGTAGATGGCAAATGGGTAGAAAATAGTAATCTTAGAATGAACAGCGACTACTATTCAACCGGTCACCCATCTGTTAACCAATCTAGGACCCGAATATATTTTGCCTCTGATAGACCTGGCGGTTACGGTGGTACAGATATCTATTACGCAGAAATTCATGAACGTGGAGGTATACAAACGCCGATCAACGCCGGACCCATTGTTAATACGGAAGGAAACGAAATGTTTCCGTTCATAAACGAAGAGGGTAAATTATTCTTTAGTTCAGATGGTCATGTTGGTTTTGGCCAATTAGATGTCTTTTCTACCATATCAAATGAGGATGGTGAAGTTATTGACATTATTAATTTAGGTACTCCTATAAACAGTTCAAGCGATGATTTTGCATACTATGGGCTACCTAACGGTTTAGATGGTTATGTAAGCTCTAACAGAGAAGGTGGCGTTGGTAGTGATGATATTTACAAGTTTAAATTTACCCCTGCCTTAGATGTAGAAGGTTATGTTGTTGATGGTGTCAATAATCAAATGCTGGATAGTGTAACGGTCAAATTATTTGATCAAATTACCAACACGCTGGTGGCGCAGACTACAACAGATGAAAATGGGTACTATAGATTTCCGGTGAACAGAAAAACTACTTACATGATCGAGGCGGTGAGAAAAACCCACCCACATAAAAATGTTTTCTTTAACACCTCTTCTACCCCAAAGGCACAAAAGCTTATGAGGCAAGATATTGTTCTTGAGCCTGTATTAGACCTTAAAGTATTGGCGGGACTTAATAAAATATACTTTGATTTCAACAAAAGTGATATTAGACCCGATGCTGCTGCGGAGCTAAATAAGGTAATTAAGGTAATGAACATTACCTACCCAGATATGATCATTAAACTAGAGGCACATACAGATCCGGTTGGTAGTCATGCCTACAATGATGATCTTTCTGAAAGTAGGGCAAAATCTACCTACGAATATTTAATTGAGAACGGTGTTTCTAAAGATAGAATTGTTTCATACAAAGGGTTTGGCAAGCGAGTACCTATCAACCATTGTACAAGTAAACAAGACTGTTCTGCAGAGGAACTGGAACTAAATAGAAGAACAGAATTCCCTATTTTACAGATTAAAAAAGGCATAGTTGCCTCAAAATAA